A genomic segment from Aspergillus puulaauensis MK2 DNA, chromosome 1, nearly complete sequence encodes:
- a CDS encoding Zn(II)2Cys6 transcription factor (COG:S;~EggNog:ENOG410PM8B;~InterPro:IPR036864,IPR007219,IPR001138;~PFAM:PF00172,PF04082;~go_function: GO:0000981 - DNA-binding transcription factor activity, RNA polymerase II-specific [Evidence IEA];~go_function: GO:0003677 - DNA binding [Evidence IEA];~go_function: GO:0008270 - zinc ion binding [Evidence IEA];~go_process: GO:0006351 - transcription, DNA-templated [Evidence IEA];~go_process: GO:0006355 - regulation of transcription, DNA-templated [Evidence IEA]), which produces MMTAPSRPGGKRLPISCQACRIRKIRCSRDGRPCQTCVRRGLGAQDCVYLGQPRLSSENTLSTDSAVQTKLLARIRHLEDLLQKQASSQLCNPHSPLVSPSLTGSFSDLDSAIGGRPADNPRSPLLSSVGTLQTFASGYVRYLPLTPQWRTTNPAGSSSDSLPDINSEVPDDDDDLHLPFTGSAAPRGELLAILPPGRYCDKLKEVYFRVFSPLFHILHDLTFEAEYQQFCHDPNSVTTAWISLLFTILAVAITALPDDDPILSDLGREKTVTRNVKVLSSRYRSAALRCLSADGVLSRHSINSLQSLILISYARLHRGLPTWTLLGFTHHVATSMGCHIDPGRFNLGPIEREERRRAWAGLTMLYTSQNITHGNSNPGSTSLEVQLPLDVNDVDLLTGTVSEPAPRPTQMTYLLLQHKLHNISSLITEALFTFPPRNTVAQLEIEILSVHEICERRYHLEPDSEPLPVHHLANLNILYSYIHQLLLLLFRPALCRYLQSDITAETCIARAKCIASAKTSLAIHQTLRKSPNFASYKWYSSNLGSFHAFHAAVILCAVLIYSEDQYESAEIKELLWKSLDVFVSLSNRSNFCSKAVPVLRQLIGTACSKSIQHRPDHQPRVLTPVDSNAGMLTPQTPTTSYSHSPAEYFTESLVARLHPQNWLAPSSVSFDGWDCLSLLLSPSSAPVIS; this is translated from the exons GACGAGGACTAGGTGCGCAAGACTGTGTATATCTGGGCCAACCACGACTATCATCAGAGAATACATTGAGCACAGACTCCGCTGTACAGACCAAACTGCTTGCACGCATCCGCCACTTGGAGGATTTACTCCAGAAACAAGCTAGTTCCCAATTATGCAACCCTCATTCACCACTTGTATCGCCAAGCTTAACGGGGAGCTTCTCTGATCTGGATAGCGCAATCGGTGGGAGGCCTGCAGACAATCCAAGAAGCCCTCTGTTAAGCAGTGTGGGCACTTTGCAGACATTTGCATCGGGATACGTGCGCTATTTACCATTGACTCCACAATGGAGAACAACAAACCCCGCAGGCTCTTCCAGCGATTCTCTCCCTGATATAAACTCAGAGGTAcctgatgatgacgatgacctGCACCTTCCCTTCACGGGGAGTGCAGCACCCAGGGGAGAGCTGTTAGCTATACTTCCACCGGGCCGGTATTGTGATAAACTCAAAGAGGTCTACTTTCGAGTCTTTTCTCCT CTGTTCCATATCCTTCACGACCTAACGTTTGAAGCCGAGTACCAACAGTTCTGCCATGACCCAAACAGTGTCACAACTGCATGGATTTCTCTCTTATTTACCATCCTTGCTGTTGCTATCACTGCCCTCCCTGACGATGACCCTATACTTTCTGATCTCGGCCGTGAGAAAACCGTTACCCGCAATGTGAAGGTCCTTTCCTCACGCTACCGCTCTGCTGCTTTGAGGTGTCTGTCAGCAGACGGCGTTCTTTCTCGCCATTCTATCAACTCTCTCCAGTCCCTTATACTGATCAGTTACGCACGCCTTCACCGTGGACTGCCGACCTGGACGCTCTTGGGTTTTACTCATCATGTTGCAACTTCAATGGGATGCCATATTGACCCCGGTCGATTTAATCTTGGCCCAATAGAACGCGAAGAACGTCGACGGGCCTGGGCAGGATTAACAATGCTATATACTAGCCAGAATATCACACATGGCAATTCAAATCCCGGATCTACCTCACTAGAGGTGCAGCTTCCTTTAGACGTGAATGATGTGGACCTCCTCACTGGCACTGTCTCAGAaccagctcctcgtccaacCCAAATGACCTATCTCCTCCTGCAGCACAAGCTCCACAACATCTCGTCTCTAATAACTGAGGCCCTCTTCACCTTCCCGCCGAGGAATACAGTCGCGCAGCTCGAAATCGAGATCCTCAGTGTACACGAGATATGCGAGAGGCGATACCACCTGGAGCCGGACTCCGAACCTCTTCCGGTCCACCATCTCGCCAATTTGAACATCCTCTACAGCTATATCCAtcaactccttctcctccttttccgcCCGGCCTTGTGCCGATATCTACAGAGTGACATCACTGCCGAGACCTGCATCGCACGTGCAAAGTGCATTGCTTCTGCAAAGACCTCTCTCGCCATTCATCAGACCCTCCGAAAATCACCAAATTTTGCTTCTTACAAGTGGTACAGCAGCAACTTGGGGAGCTTCCACGCATTCCATGCCGCCGTCATCCTCTGCGCCGTGTTGATATACTCTGAGGACCAGTACGAGAGTGCTGAGATTAAGGAGCTTTTATGGAAGTCTCTCGATGTCTTTGTATCTCTTTCCAACCGCAGCAACTTTTGCAGCAAGGCCGTTCCTGTTCTACGTCAACTGAT TGGCACTGCTTGCTCCAAATCCATTCAGCATCGCCCAGATCACCAACCGCGAGTCTTAACACCCGTAGACTCGAATGCCGGCATGCTCACGCCCCAAACTCCGACAACAAGCTATTCTCACTCGCCTGCGGAATATTTTACAGAATCTCTAGTCGCGCGACTCCATCCA